In a single window of the Paenibacillus sp. MMS20-IR301 genome:
- the perR gene encoding peroxide-responsive transcriptional repressor PerR has protein sequence MGSGVQHALEQLKTTGVRITPQRHAILTYLMEAMNHPTADDIYRALEPQFPSMSVATVYNNLKMFMEAGMVRELTYGDNSSRFDANVSDHYHVICQECGKIEDFSYPSLHEVEQRAESATGFKIHGLRMELYGVCKCCGEKQH, from the coding sequence ATGGGTAGTGGCGTACAGCATGCATTGGAGCAACTAAAGACAACTGGTGTCCGTATTACGCCTCAGCGTCATGCGATTCTAACGTATCTGATGGAAGCGATGAATCATCCTACGGCAGACGATATTTACCGGGCGCTTGAGCCCCAGTTTCCAAGTATGAGTGTGGCAACTGTGTATAACAATCTTAAGATGTTTATGGAAGCGGGTATGGTCCGTGAGCTGACCTACGGTGACAACTCCAGCCGTTTCGATGCCAATGTGTCTGATCATTATCATGTCATCTGCCAGGAATGCGGTAAGATTGAGGATTTCAGCTATCCCTCGCTTCATGAGGTCGAGCAGCGTGCCGAATCTGCTACAGGCTTTAAGATTCATGGATTACGCATGGAGCTGTATGGCGTCTGCAAGTGCTGCGGTGAGAAGCAGCACTGA
- a CDS encoding glycosyl hydrolase family 18 protein: MDRSQRHRRGRKRRGLFPRFLGLVIIAAAAFWVVYYVLPNREHVDPDWKGLEKPVFAGGELTGYSASGTGDSLLLPLPLLQEYVDPAIRYEEESKSVILSTDSSLLYMQEDSTSASLNNEPLQLRLAPEEKDGVTYLPADTLEDLYGFDIEEDTGTGAVLLMTAGETVPLGKVKGKEGGRTKALRTEASVHAPIVADMQPGAIVKIWKSDTDGWLYVQVSSGYTGYVKTDDIIPDGTKTVVQQPAVPTRAERSWKGKAVNMYWEAVYERKPDPSKFAELPGVNVASPTWFRIVDVEGNVRSQADSAYVEWAHGQGMEVWGLLSNSFEADLTTEALSTYDRRMNTIVQMLKYADLYNLDGINIDFENVYTKDGPNVTQFMRELKPMAQSRNLIVSIDVTPKSNSEMWSKFLDRRALGAVSDFLIVMAYDEHWAASPVAGSVASLPWVNSSISRIIEEDDVPAEKLILGVPLYTRIWTETTEKGETKVSSKAVSMNAVKEILAEKKLTPVFDKAAGQNYVEYKEEDVLRKIWIEDKVSLAARVELAQSFGLGGIAAWNRSFGNTEAWEALQAIIK, translated from the coding sequence TTGGACAGAAGCCAGAGACATAGACGCGGCCGAAAGCGCAGAGGTCTTTTTCCCCGTTTTTTAGGACTTGTAATTATAGCTGCAGCAGCCTTCTGGGTTGTTTATTATGTATTGCCTAATCGTGAACATGTGGATCCGGACTGGAAGGGATTGGAGAAGCCTGTGTTTGCAGGAGGCGAGCTTACCGGCTATTCTGCTTCGGGTACCGGAGACAGTCTGCTTTTGCCGCTGCCGCTTTTGCAGGAATATGTTGACCCGGCGATCCGTTATGAAGAAGAGAGTAAATCTGTAATCCTGTCAACAGACAGCAGCTTGCTGTACATGCAGGAGGATTCTACATCAGCCAGTCTGAATAATGAACCGCTGCAACTGCGGCTGGCGCCTGAAGAGAAAGATGGGGTGACCTATCTTCCGGCAGATACATTAGAGGATTTGTATGGCTTTGATATAGAAGAAGATACCGGTACCGGTGCTGTTCTGCTTATGACTGCCGGGGAAACTGTACCGCTCGGAAAGGTAAAAGGTAAGGAAGGCGGAAGAACGAAGGCACTCCGTACTGAAGCTTCGGTACATGCGCCAATTGTTGCGGATATGCAGCCGGGAGCTATCGTGAAAATCTGGAAATCGGACACGGATGGCTGGTTATATGTTCAGGTAAGCAGCGGGTATACCGGATACGTTAAGACAGATGACATTATACCAGATGGTACTAAAACCGTAGTCCAGCAGCCGGCTGTACCTACGCGCGCAGAACGAAGCTGGAAAGGCAAAGCCGTTAATATGTACTGGGAGGCAGTATACGAGCGTAAGCCGGATCCGTCCAAATTTGCGGAGTTGCCTGGTGTGAATGTGGCTAGCCCAACCTGGTTCAGAATTGTTGATGTGGAGGGCAATGTACGCAGCCAGGCTGACAGTGCCTATGTAGAGTGGGCGCACGGACAGGGGATGGAGGTCTGGGGACTGCTGAGCAACAGTTTTGAAGCAGATCTCACCACTGAAGCTCTATCCACGTATGACCGGCGGATGAATACTATTGTACAAATGCTGAAGTACGCAGATCTGTACAATCTGGATGGCATCAATATTGATTTTGAGAATGTATATACCAAGGATGGGCCGAATGTTACCCAGTTCATGCGGGAGCTGAAGCCAATGGCCCAGAGCCGGAACCTGATTGTGTCCATTGATGTTACGCCGAAATCAAACAGCGAGATGTGGTCTAAGTTTCTGGACCGCCGTGCGTTAGGTGCCGTGTCGGATTTCCTGATTGTCATGGCGTATGATGAGCATTGGGCAGCAAGCCCTGTTGCGGGCTCGGTGGCTTCTCTGCCGTGGGTGAATTCTTCGATCAGCCGGATTATTGAAGAGGATGATGTGCCGGCGGAGAAGCTGATTCTGGGCGTACCGCTGTACACCCGTATCTGGACGGAAACTACGGAGAAGGGCGAAACCAAAGTCAGCTCCAAGGCTGTCAGTATGAATGCCGTTAAGGAAATTTTGGCTGAGAAGAAGCTGACACCGGTATTTGATAAGGCGGCGGGCCAGAATTATGTGGAGTATAAGGAAGAAGATGTGCTTCGTAAAATATGGATCGAGGATAAGGTTTCGCTGGCGGCAAGAGTCGAGCTTGCACAATCCTTTGGTCTTGGCGGCATAGCCGCATGGAACCGCAGCTTCGGGAATACGGAAGCGTGGGAAGCGTTGCAGGCAATTATTAAATAG
- a CDS encoding DUF2614 family zinc ribbon-containing protein, which yields MKFKSAKINAFRTWGLLLTMLGMGLMIMGTAGIVFWGSAGKVIAAVGLVIGLVSMMASLAIYFWAGMLSTSAVQLECPECHKLTKMLGKTDRCMFCHTVLTLDPAQATITADELELQQLKH from the coding sequence ATGAAATTTAAATCGGCCAAAATCAATGCTTTTCGTACCTGGGGACTGCTTCTTACGATGCTGGGTATGGGTCTGATGATTATGGGAACAGCAGGTATTGTATTCTGGGGCTCAGCCGGAAAGGTAATTGCTGCGGTCGGCCTGGTTATTGGTCTCGTCTCCATGATGGCCAGTCTGGCGATTTATTTCTGGGCGGGTATGCTTTCTACCAGTGCTGTTCAGCTGGAATGCCCGGAGTGCCACAAACTGACTAAAATGCTGGGTAAAACTGACCGTTGCATGTTCTGCCACACTGTTCTTACGCTTGACCCGGCACAAGCGACCATCACAGCCGATGAGCTTGAGCTTCAGCAGCTTAAGCATTAA
- a CDS encoding nucleotidyltransferase-like protein, translating into MELSNLTLLSGETFDENVLGAVALPQGGNATFQSALLHDFDMVVLMLHEEQETERIITHTIAGDRRTQSVHVGLSALERAVMAGDNNELLTSLMSGEVIWDPQGILAEMRKQIIQFQGPLKERVLFMEFSRFLHMYVKSKRYLEAGCTMDAYNCVLIALYHWARIEVSEAGVFPEPAVWGQVKSLNSSVHKLYEELTVSTETLEQRIELILLACEFALMSKMTDCCAMLLNILSSRKESWSIKELLQHSGLSQLQAELPFVLRKLVSRSLIREITSWAVEAGGGHGIRYTL; encoded by the coding sequence ATGGAACTGTCTAATTTGACCCTATTGAGTGGGGAGACGTTTGATGAGAATGTTCTTGGAGCCGTTGCTTTGCCTCAAGGAGGCAATGCTACATTCCAGAGTGCTCTGCTGCATGATTTCGATATGGTAGTGCTCATGCTGCACGAAGAACAGGAGACAGAGCGGATCATAACCCATACTATTGCAGGTGACCGGCGGACTCAATCAGTGCACGTGGGGCTGTCTGCGCTGGAACGGGCTGTGATGGCAGGGGATAATAATGAACTTCTGACCAGTTTAATGTCCGGTGAGGTGATTTGGGACCCGCAAGGGATACTTGCTGAGATGCGGAAGCAAATCATACAATTCCAAGGTCCGTTGAAAGAGCGGGTATTATTCATGGAGTTCTCCCGATTTTTACATATGTATGTAAAATCCAAGCGGTATCTCGAAGCAGGCTGCACGATGGATGCCTACAATTGCGTTCTGATTGCACTGTATCATTGGGCGCGGATAGAGGTAAGCGAGGCTGGGGTATTTCCGGAACCCGCGGTTTGGGGACAGGTCAAGAGCTTGAACTCGTCTGTTCATAAGCTTTATGAAGAATTGACAGTCAGTACAGAAACGCTTGAGCAGCGGATCGAACTGATTTTACTGGCTTGTGAATTTGCCTTAATGTCCAAGATGACGGATTGCTGTGCCATGCTGTTAAATATTCTTAGCAGCCGCAAAGAATCCTGGAGTATTAAGGAATTGCTGCAGCATTCAGGCCTGAGCCAGTTACAAGCGGAGCTGCCGTTTGTTCTGCGTAAGCTTGTTTCCCGTTCATTAATTAGAGAGATTACTTCATGGGCTGTTGAAGCCGGAGGTGGACACGGGATTCGGTATACACTATAG
- a CDS encoding amino acid ABC transporter permease, which produces MYIPTLDFNLIWSSLPFLLLGLPYTLGITIISFLAGNVLGILLTYLGMLPNRWMKVFVRGYLSFLRGVPALVLLFLLYFGLPYQLPALAAAIICFTLTSSAFIGEIYRGSIAGVDRGQWDAAYALGFNFPQVLRLIILPQAFRISIPALSNVAMDLLKGTSLAAMITVPDVFQKAKIVGGRTFDYMSMYVLVAIIYWLLCMGIEAIQKYLERRIARRFEVNHNKAQ; this is translated from the coding sequence ATGTATATCCCAACGCTTGATTTCAACTTAATATGGAGTTCCTTGCCATTTTTGCTCTTAGGACTACCTTATACATTAGGAATTACGATTATTTCTTTTTTAGCAGGAAATGTATTAGGAATCTTGCTGACGTATTTGGGGATGCTGCCTAACCGATGGATGAAAGTATTCGTTCGCGGTTATCTGTCCTTTTTGCGGGGAGTACCCGCATTAGTTCTGCTATTCTTACTGTACTTCGGTTTGCCTTACCAACTTCCGGCATTGGCAGCCGCAATCATTTGTTTTACACTGACAAGCAGTGCTTTTATAGGAGAAATCTATCGGGGGTCCATTGCCGGTGTAGACCGGGGGCAATGGGATGCAGCATACGCACTGGGCTTTAATTTCCCCCAGGTGCTGCGCTTGATTATTTTGCCGCAAGCCTTTCGCATCTCTATACCGGCATTAAGTAATGTGGCTATGGATCTGCTTAAAGGAACATCACTGGCAGCAATGATCACAGTCCCTGATGTCTTTCAAAAGGCCAAGATTGTCGGCGGCCGGACATTTGATTACATGTCGATGTACGTCTTAGTAGCCATCATCTATTGGCTGCTGTGCATGGGTATCGAGGCGATACAAAAATACCTTGAACGCCGGATTGCCCGCCGCTTTGAAGTAAATCACAACAAAGCGCAGTAA
- a CDS encoding transporter substrate-binding domain-containing protein translates to MKKWTMLIATGVLGAALLSGCGSNASSDQSLTKVEQDKVLTVATSGTLYPSSYYNDQNELVGYDVDIAKEVAARLGVEIQFKEYNVDGQIASLTKGEADLAANDFGLTAEREKKFSLSEPIKHSFDSMIVRQSDNSGIASLEDLAGKKAAGEPNTSYMRLAEEYGAKLVIYDNATNDQYLTDVANGRTDVILNDYYLQKMSIGALPDIPVKILENVYFNPNETGFLFVKEHNELREKINQMLADMRTDGTLTEISEKYFQTDVSVKSDQEIPKAETKN, encoded by the coding sequence ATGAAAAAGTGGACAATGCTAATTGCAACCGGAGTGTTAGGTGCTGCCTTACTTAGCGGCTGTGGCAGTAATGCCAGCTCCGACCAAAGTTTAACAAAAGTAGAACAAGACAAGGTTTTAACCGTAGCAACTTCAGGTACCCTCTATCCTTCTTCTTATTACAATGATCAAAACGAATTAGTAGGCTACGACGTAGATATAGCCAAAGAAGTAGCTGCTCGTTTAGGTGTGGAGATTCAATTTAAAGAATACAATGTGGACGGGCAAATTGCTTCTTTGACAAAGGGTGAGGCTGATTTGGCCGCAAATGATTTTGGTCTTACTGCAGAACGTGAGAAGAAATTTAGTTTATCCGAGCCAATTAAACATTCCTTTGACAGTATGATTGTACGGCAGAGTGACAATTCCGGAATAGCTTCCTTGGAAGATCTGGCAGGCAAAAAGGCAGCAGGCGAGCCGAATACAAGTTATATGAGATTAGCTGAGGAATATGGTGCAAAGCTTGTGATCTATGACAATGCGACAAACGATCAGTATTTGACGGATGTTGCAAATGGCCGTACTGATGTTATTCTCAATGATTATTATCTGCAAAAAATGTCAATCGGAGCCCTTCCCGATATCCCTGTTAAAATCTTAGAAAATGTGTATTTCAACCCTAATGAAACCGGATTTTTGTTCGTTAAAGAACACAATGAGCTTCGGGAAAAAATCAATCAAATGCTCGCGGATATGCGGACAGATGGCACTTTAACAGAGATTTCCGAAAAGTATTTTCAAACGGATGTGTCTGTGAAATCGGATCAGGAAATTCCCAAAGCTGAAACAAAGAACTGA
- a CDS encoding aldo/keto reductase has protein sequence MVKRINAAGGALEVAEISLGCMRLADLSPQEADVHIHSALEAGIDFFDHADIYAGGKAEEVFGDVLAASPGLRDQLMIQTKCGIRQGFFDFSKEHIVSSVENSLKRLKTDYVDVLLLHRPDTLMEPEEVAEAFDQLESRGLVKHFGVSNLNPLQIELLKKNVKQPLLFNQLQLSIMVTGMIDAGFNVNMTNSGSVVHDGGILEYSRLHDMTIQPWSPFQYGFFEGVFLGNEKFPELNETINRLAAEKGVADTAIAIAWLLRHPAKMQPIVGTTNTKRLLDIAKASDITLSRQEWYEIYRAAGNVLP, from the coding sequence ATGGTAAAAAGAATTAACGCTGCCGGCGGTGCACTTGAGGTAGCAGAAATTTCTCTAGGCTGTATGCGGCTTGCTGACTTGTCCCCCCAAGAGGCGGATGTACATATCCACAGCGCCCTTGAGGCTGGCATAGACTTTTTCGATCATGCGGACATTTATGCGGGCGGCAAAGCTGAAGAGGTATTCGGCGATGTTCTGGCTGCAAGCCCGGGGCTTCGCGACCAGCTGATGATTCAGACCAAATGCGGCATCCGCCAAGGCTTCTTTGATTTCTCCAAAGAGCATATTGTCAGCTCCGTTGAGAACAGCCTGAAACGCCTGAAGACGGATTATGTCGATGTGCTTCTCCTGCACCGCCCGGACACCCTGATGGAGCCGGAGGAAGTCGCTGAAGCCTTCGATCAACTGGAGAGCAGAGGACTGGTCAAACACTTCGGGGTAAGCAACCTGAACCCGCTGCAGATTGAACTGCTGAAGAAAAACGTCAAGCAGCCCCTCCTGTTCAACCAGCTTCAGCTGAGCATTATGGTTACAGGCATGATTGATGCCGGCTTCAACGTTAATATGACGAACTCCGGCTCCGTTGTACATGATGGAGGCATTCTGGAGTACAGCCGCCTGCATGACATGACCATCCAGCCTTGGTCGCCGTTCCAATACGGCTTCTTCGAAGGAGTCTTCCTCGGCAACGAGAAGTTCCCTGAGCTGAATGAAACCATTAACCGTCTTGCCGCAGAAAAAGGGGTAGCGGATACCGCCATCGCCATTGCCTGGCTCCTGCGCCATCCGGCCAAAATGCAGCCGATCGTCGGCACCACTAACACTAAGCGCTTGCTGGATATCGCCAAGGCTTCGGATATCACCCTCAGCCGCCAGGAATGGTACGAGATTTACCGTGCGGCCGGGAATGTGCTGCCTTAA
- a CDS encoding MerR family transcriptional regulator, with product MGYSIKTIAQKSGLSQYTLRYYEREGVLPVVARDEHGNRCFHDEDLELISLICCLKDTGMPIAEIKQFIALSQEGTAALPEQRKLLQAHKLEIEEKIKFFQSFAQKIEHKIAYFSSLEKAAETANKV from the coding sequence ATGGGATACAGCATCAAAACCATAGCACAAAAAAGCGGATTAAGCCAATATACCCTGCGCTATTATGAACGGGAAGGCGTGCTGCCTGTTGTGGCCCGGGATGAGCACGGTAACCGGTGTTTTCATGATGAGGATCTGGAGCTGATTTCACTAATCTGCTGTCTGAAGGATACCGGAATGCCGATCGCCGAGATTAAGCAGTTCATTGCGTTATCCCAGGAAGGGACAGCAGCGCTGCCGGAACAGCGTAAGCTGCTTCAGGCGCATAAGCTGGAGATTGAGGAGAAGATTAAGTTCTTTCAGAGCTTTGCGCAAAAGATAGAGCATAAGATCGCTTATTTCTCTTCGTTGGAGAAGGCAGCGGAGACCGCGAATAAAGTGTGA
- the allB gene encoding allantoinase AllB translates to MGYELIIKNANIPQGDRQVLTDILVDKGVIVGFAKDIAAEAETVIDAEGKLVLPGVIDSHTHFNDPGFTHREDFVTGTSSAAAGGVTMIVDMPCCSVPSVRSVENLHNKLNALEGKGVVDYAMWGGITGEDVRNDVLDIVKEQAAEGVVAFKVYMTPSVPSYPRVTDPEMLEAFYAVAETGMPIGIHAENYAICDYYTQKLKKEGRMDYPAWAEARKILAEKAAIQLGISFSEETGARLHIVHMSTAAGNQLIKEAKLKGLKVTAESCPHYLTLNAVDAMTEFGTFAKIAPPLRRAEDNEALWQGLADGTIDFMATDHAPYEIATEKDAPGMDVWTSFPGIPGVETLVPIMISEGYNKGRLSLSRMVELLCTNPAIHYGLYPKKGALEIGTDADFTIVDLEKEWTLDKDKMHCKPKYTPFHGMKLKGKVDKTIVRGTLVYDDELGVVGKPGYGEFVKRQTISELPRLLKY, encoded by the coding sequence ATGGGTTATGAACTGATCATTAAGAATGCGAATATTCCGCAGGGCGACAGACAGGTGCTGACTGACATTCTGGTGGACAAAGGTGTTATTGTCGGGTTTGCCAAGGATATCGCGGCGGAAGCGGAGACGGTGATTGATGCAGAGGGCAAACTGGTGCTGCCGGGGGTCATTGATTCGCATACCCACTTTAATGATCCGGGGTTCACACACCGTGAAGACTTTGTTACCGGAACCAGCAGTGCTGCGGCAGGCGGGGTTACGATGATTGTCGATATGCCATGCTGCAGCGTGCCTTCGGTACGCTCGGTGGAGAATCTGCATAACAAGCTGAATGCCCTTGAAGGCAAGGGTGTTGTCGACTATGCAATGTGGGGCGGGATTACTGGTGAGGATGTGCGCAACGATGTGCTGGATATTGTGAAGGAGCAGGCGGCAGAGGGTGTGGTAGCTTTTAAAGTATATATGACCCCGTCTGTGCCTTCCTACCCGCGGGTTACCGATCCTGAGATGCTCGAAGCCTTCTATGCTGTAGCGGAAACCGGGATGCCGATCGGGATTCATGCCGAGAATTATGCTATCTGCGATTACTACACCCAGAAGCTGAAAAAAGAAGGGCGGATGGATTATCCCGCCTGGGCGGAAGCGCGTAAGATTTTGGCGGAAAAAGCGGCAATCCAGCTGGGCATCAGCTTCTCTGAGGAAACGGGAGCAAGGCTGCATATCGTGCATATGAGTACGGCGGCCGGTAATCAGCTGATTAAGGAAGCGAAGCTTAAGGGCTTGAAGGTAACTGCGGAATCCTGTCCGCACTACCTGACGCTGAATGCGGTGGACGCGATGACGGAGTTCGGGACTTTTGCCAAAATTGCCCCGCCGCTGCGCCGTGCAGAAGATAATGAAGCGCTGTGGCAGGGGCTGGCGGACGGAACGATCGACTTCATGGCAACCGACCACGCCCCTTATGAGATTGCTACGGAAAAAGACGCGCCGGGCATGGATGTCTGGACCTCCTTCCCGGGGATTCCGGGGGTGGAAACACTCGTGCCGATCATGATCAGTGAAGGCTACAACAAAGGCAGACTGAGCCTGTCCCGGATGGTTGAGCTGCTCTGCACGAATCCGGCCATCCACTATGGCCTGTATCCAAAGAAAGGCGCGCTGGAGATCGGAACGGACGCCGACTTCACGATTGTGGATCTGGAAAAGGAATGGACGCTCGACAAAGATAAAATGCACTGCAAGCCGAAATATACGCCGTTCCACGGGATGAAGCTGAAGGGCAAGGTGGATAAAACCATTGTCAGAGGCACTCTGGTCTATGATGACGAGCTTGGTGTAGTCGGTAAACCGGGTTATGGTGAATTTGTGAAACGGCAGACTATCAGCGAGCTTCCGCGGCTGCTGAAATATTAA
- a CDS encoding isochorismatase family cysteine hydrolase: MAKHAIVIIDMLNDFIHPDGALTCPNGAGIVPAIQELVEFSHENDIQVIFVQEAHRQNDADFRVRPVHAIKGTWGSDFIAELAPQPDKGDYIVQKRRHSAFSYTDMDLFLREEGIDTVVVTGVWTNVCVRSTASDAMYHTYKVKCISDCCASKDEEMHLSGLRDIGIFGEVLTLAEYKEVNAVVKG; the protein is encoded by the coding sequence GTGGCCAAACACGCGATAGTGATTATAGATATGCTGAATGATTTCATTCATCCGGACGGGGCTTTGACTTGTCCGAACGGTGCGGGGATTGTGCCCGCCATTCAGGAGCTGGTGGAATTCAGCCATGAGAATGACATTCAGGTGATCTTCGTACAGGAGGCGCACCGGCAGAATGATGCCGATTTCCGGGTCAGACCGGTTCATGCCATTAAGGGCACCTGGGGATCGGATTTCATTGCGGAGCTGGCCCCGCAGCCGGACAAGGGCGATTATATTGTGCAGAAAAGACGGCATAGCGCCTTCAGCTATACGGATATGGATCTGTTCCTCCGTGAGGAGGGGATTGATACGGTGGTCGTCACCGGGGTATGGACCAATGTCTGCGTCCGCTCAACGGCCTCCGATGCCATGTACCACACCTACAAGGTCAAGTGTATCAGCGACTGCTGTGCCTCCAAGGACGAGGAGATGCACCTCTCGGGTCTGCGGGATATCGGAATCTTCGGCGAGGTGCTGACTCTGGCGGAGTATAAAGAGGTTAATGCTGTGGTCAAAGGTTAA